In Streptomyces hawaiiensis, one genomic interval encodes:
- a CDS encoding energy-coupling factor transporter transmembrane component T, which yields MGSGTRGRHRAQLHPGAWWLWALSLGTAATRTTNPLLLALLIAVSAYVVAARRPDTPWSRSYGAFVKLALAVILVRLLFATVLGSPIPGTHTLLTLPEVPLPAWAQGIRLGGEVTAEALTFALYDGLRLATLLICVGAANALANPSRLLKSLPGALYEMGVAVVVALTFAPSLIADVQRLRAARRLRGRPDKGVRGLLHVGLPVLEGALERSVSLAAAMDARGYGRTAQVPPAVRRTTAALTLGGLLGVCAGTYGLLTAEGATYGLPVLLAGLTAALAGLRLGGRRSLRTRYRPDRWDVRAWLVVASGVAVAALLALAAARDPAALNPGVVPLVAPTLPLWPAAAVLLGLLPAFVAPDPEEPS from the coding sequence GTGGGTAGCGGCACCCGGGGCCGGCACCGGGCGCAACTGCACCCCGGCGCCTGGTGGCTCTGGGCGCTGTCCCTCGGCACCGCGGCCACCCGCACCACCAATCCCCTGCTCCTCGCCCTCCTCATCGCGGTCTCCGCCTACGTCGTGGCCGCCCGCCGCCCCGACACCCCCTGGTCCCGCTCCTACGGCGCCTTCGTCAAACTCGCCCTTGCCGTGATCCTCGTCCGTCTGCTCTTCGCGACGGTCCTCGGTTCCCCCATCCCCGGCACGCACACCCTCCTCACACTCCCCGAAGTCCCCCTCCCCGCCTGGGCCCAGGGCATCCGCCTCGGCGGCGAGGTGACCGCGGAAGCCCTCACCTTCGCCCTGTACGACGGTCTGCGGCTGGCCACGCTCCTCATCTGCGTGGGCGCCGCGAACGCCCTCGCCAACCCCTCCCGCCTCCTCAAGTCCCTCCCGGGCGCCCTGTACGAGATGGGCGTCGCGGTCGTCGTCGCCCTCACCTTCGCCCCGAGTCTCATCGCCGACGTCCAGCGCCTGCGCGCCGCCCGCCGCCTGCGCGGGCGCCCGGACAAGGGCGTCAGGGGCCTGCTGCACGTGGGGCTCCCGGTCCTGGAGGGCGCGCTGGAGCGCTCCGTCTCCCTCGCCGCCGCGATGGACGCCCGCGGCTACGGCCGAACCGCCCAGGTCCCGCCCGCCGTACGCCGTACCACCGCCGCCCTCACCCTCGGCGGCCTGCTCGGAGTCTGCGCGGGAACGTACGGCCTCCTCACGGCCGAAGGCGCCACGTACGGCCTCCCCGTACTCCTCGCGGGTCTCACAGCCGCCCTCGCGGGTCTGAGACTCGGCGGCCGCCGGTCCCTGCGCACCCGCTACCGCCCGGACCGCTGGGACGTGCGCGCCTGGCTGGTCGTCGCCTCCGGCGTCGCGGTCGCGGCCCTGCTCGCCCTCGCCGCGGCCCGTGACCCCGCGGCCCTGAACCCGGGCGTGGTCCCGCTGGTCGCCCCCACCCTCCCCCTCTGGCCGGCCGCTGCCGTACTCCTCGGCCTGCTGCCGGCGTTCGTCGCCCCCGATCCCGAGGAGCCGTCGTGA
- a CDS encoding ECF transporter S component: MSLPATTRTHPQKQARAVRLGPRSLTALALVSAVGVAGFTWPFLAPPTSRLSAHAQDAPWLFAGLLVLLVAVVAAAISESGLGPKAVAMLGVLAATGAALRPIGAGTAGIEPMFFLMVLSGRVLGPGFGFVLGSVTMFASALLTGGVGPWLPFQMLAMGWFAMGAGLLPGPDRLRGRAERAMLAGYGFLAAFAYGTVMNMAGWPFMSALASNVAFDPHAPVAVNLARFVAYCLATSLGWDLGRAVVTVVLTLALGPAVLRALRRATRRAAFETPVTFDAAGK, from the coding sequence ATGAGTCTCCCGGCGACCACCCGCACGCACCCCCAGAAGCAGGCCCGGGCCGTCCGCCTCGGCCCCCGCTCACTCACCGCCCTCGCCCTGGTCAGCGCGGTGGGTGTCGCCGGGTTCACCTGGCCCTTCCTCGCCCCGCCCACCTCGCGGCTCAGCGCGCACGCGCAGGACGCGCCCTGGCTCTTCGCGGGCCTGCTGGTGCTGCTCGTGGCGGTCGTGGCCGCGGCGATCTCGGAGTCCGGTCTCGGCCCGAAGGCGGTCGCGATGCTCGGCGTGCTGGCCGCCACGGGAGCGGCCCTGCGGCCGATCGGCGCCGGTACCGCCGGTATCGAGCCGATGTTCTTCCTGATGGTGCTGAGCGGCCGGGTGCTGGGCCCGGGCTTCGGGTTCGTTCTCGGTTCGGTGACGATGTTCGCGTCCGCCCTGCTCACGGGCGGGGTCGGGCCGTGGCTGCCGTTCCAGATGCTGGCGATGGGCTGGTTCGCGATGGGTGCGGGCCTGCTGCCCGGCCCGGACCGGCTGCGCGGCCGGGCCGAACGCGCGATGCTCGCCGGCTACGGCTTCCTCGCCGCGTTCGCCTACGGCACGGTGATGAACATGGCGGGCTGGCCCTTCATGAGCGCCCTCGCCTCGAACGTGGCCTTCGACCCGCACGCGCCGGTCGCCGTGAACCTGGCCCGTTTCGTGGCGTACTGCCTGGCCACGTCGCTCGGCTGGGATCTGGGACGGGCGGTCGTCACGGTTGTCCTGACGCTCGCGCTCGGCCCGGCGGTGCTCCGGGCGCTGCGCCGGGCCACGCGCCGGGCGGCCTTCGAGACGCCGGTCACGTTCGACGCCGCCGGGAAGTGA
- a CDS encoding SAM-dependent methyltransferase, translated as MTDQVENPEQEPFPKIDTSVPHSARIWNYWLGGKDNYEVDRVAGDAFREVFPGIETGARAARYFLARAVRHLAAEEGIRQFLDIGTGLPNVDNTHQIAQRVAPESRIVYVDNDPLVLAHARALLTSTTEGVTNYVDADLREPGAIVREAGKTLDFDRPVALMLMGILGHIEDHDEARSIVRQLVDALPPGSYLVQYDSTDTSEEYVRAIEQYNDGGSIPYILRSPEQIARYFDGLELLEPGVASCSRWRPDAAALGLPAEVHQYGGVARKR; from the coding sequence ATGACCGACCAGGTGGAGAACCCCGAGCAGGAGCCGTTCCCCAAGATCGACACCTCGGTGCCGCACTCGGCCCGGATCTGGAACTACTGGCTGGGCGGGAAGGACAACTACGAAGTCGACCGGGTGGCCGGTGACGCGTTCCGCGAGGTCTTCCCCGGCATCGAGACCGGCGCCCGCGCCGCCCGCTACTTCCTCGCCCGTGCCGTGCGCCACCTGGCCGCCGAAGAGGGCATCCGCCAGTTCCTGGACATCGGCACCGGCCTGCCCAACGTGGACAACACCCACCAGATCGCCCAGCGGGTGGCCCCGGAGAGCCGGATCGTCTACGTCGACAACGACCCGCTGGTGCTGGCCCACGCCCGCGCGCTGCTCACCAGCACGACGGAAGGCGTCACCAACTACGTCGACGCCGACCTGCGCGAGCCCGGCGCGATCGTCCGGGAAGCCGGGAAGACCCTCGACTTCGACCGGCCCGTCGCCCTCATGCTGATGGGCATCCTGGGCCACATCGAGGACCACGACGAGGCCCGCTCGATCGTGCGGCAGCTGGTGGACGCCCTGCCTCCCGGCAGCTACCTCGTGCAGTACGACTCCACCGACACCAGCGAGGAGTACGTCAGGGCCATCGAGCAGTACAACGACGGTGGTTCGATCCCGTACATCCTGCGCAGCCCCGAGCAGATCGCGCGCTACTTCGACGGTCTGGAGCTGCTCGAACCGGGCGTGGCCTCCTGCTCGCGCTGGCGTCCCGACGCGGCGGCCCTGGGCCTTCCCGCCGAGGTCCACCAGTACGGCGGCGTCGCCCGCAAGCGCTGA
- a CDS encoding cytochrome P450 codes for MPCPALPDGFDFTDPDLLHHRVPLPEFAELRRVEPVCWVAQPAGLAGFQDEGYWAVTRYADVKYVSTHPELFSSTLNTAIIRFNEHIERDAIDAQRLILLNMDPPEHTRVRQIVQRGFTPRAIRALEDRLRARAHSIVESARAHTGPFDFVTQVACELPLQAIAELMGVPQEDRDKIFDWSNKMIAYDDPEYAITEEVGAESATEIIAYAMNMAADRKRCPARDIVTQLVAAEDEGNLSSDEFGFFVLMLAVAGNETTRNAITHGMHAFLTHPEQWELYKSDRPETAAEEIVRWATPVAAFQRTATQDTELGGKRIRQGDRLGLFYASANHDPEVFDDPDAFDVTRDPNPHLGFGGGGPHYCLGKSLAVLEINLIFNAIADAMPGLKLVGEPRRLRSAWINGVKELPVSTG; via the coding sequence ATGCCCTGTCCCGCGCTGCCCGACGGGTTCGACTTCACCGACCCCGACCTGCTGCACCACCGCGTGCCGCTGCCGGAGTTCGCCGAGCTGCGCCGGGTCGAACCGGTGTGCTGGGTGGCACAGCCGGCCGGTCTCGCCGGCTTCCAGGACGAGGGCTACTGGGCCGTCACCCGGTACGCCGACGTCAAATACGTCTCCACGCACCCGGAGTTGTTCTCGTCGACCCTCAACACGGCGATCATCCGCTTCAACGAGCACATCGAGCGCGACGCCATCGACGCGCAGCGGCTGATCCTGCTGAACATGGACCCGCCGGAGCACACCCGGGTTCGGCAGATTGTGCAGCGCGGGTTCACCCCCCGGGCGATCCGGGCGCTGGAGGACCGGCTGCGGGCGCGGGCCCACTCCATCGTCGAATCCGCCCGCGCGCACACCGGGCCGTTCGACTTCGTCACCCAGGTCGCCTGCGAACTGCCCCTCCAGGCGATCGCCGAACTGATGGGCGTGCCGCAGGAAGACCGGGACAAGATCTTCGACTGGTCCAACAAGATGATCGCGTACGACGATCCCGAGTACGCCATCACCGAGGAGGTCGGCGCCGAGTCGGCCACGGAGATCATCGCCTACGCGATGAACATGGCCGCCGACCGCAAGCGGTGCCCGGCCCGCGACATCGTCACACAGCTCGTCGCGGCGGAGGACGAGGGCAACCTCAGCTCCGACGAGTTCGGCTTCTTCGTGCTCATGCTGGCCGTCGCGGGCAACGAGACCACCCGCAACGCCATCACCCACGGCATGCACGCCTTCCTCACCCACCCCGAACAGTGGGAGCTGTACAAGAGCGACCGTCCGGAGACGGCGGCGGAGGAGATCGTGCGCTGGGCGACCCCGGTCGCCGCCTTCCAGCGCACCGCCACCCAGGACACCGAACTCGGCGGCAAGCGCATCCGCCAGGGTGACCGGCTGGGGTTGTTCTACGCCTCGGCCAACCACGACCCCGAGGTCTTCGACGACCCGGACGCCTTCGACGTCACCCGTGATCCCAACCCGCACCTCGGTTTCGGCGGCGGCGGTCCGCACTACTGCCTGGGCAAGTCCCTCGCCGTCCTGGAGATCAACCTCATCTTCAACGCGATCGCCGACGCCATGCCCGGCCTGAAGCTGGTCGGGGAGCCGCGCCGGCTGCGGTCGGCGTGGATCAACGGGGTGAAGGAGCTTCCGGTGAGCACGGGCTGA
- a CDS encoding steroid 3-ketoacyl-CoA thiolase gives MAAEPVIVEAVRTPIGKRGGALANLHPAYLLGETYRELLGRTGIPADCVEQIVGGTVTHAGEQSMNPARTAWLTMGLPYETAATTVDAQCGSSQQASHMVANMIAGGVIDVGVSCGVESMSRVPLGSGSKHGPGKPFPDEWNVDLPNQFESAERIARHRGLTREDVDALGLASQERAAHAWAEERFKRETFAVQVPTTEEEQHAGQGMWRLVDKDEGLRDTTAEALASLKPIMPTAVHTAGNSSQISDGASAILWASKRMTRALKLRPRARIVAQALVGSDPHFHLDGPIDATRAVLGKAGMSLRDIDVVEINEAFASVVLSWARVFDQDLSKVNVNGGAIALGHPVGATGARLITTALHELERTGREFALITMCAGGGLATGTIIQRL, from the coding sequence ATGGCTGCCGAACCCGTGATCGTCGAAGCCGTACGCACCCCCATCGGCAAGCGCGGCGGCGCGCTCGCCAACCTGCATCCCGCCTACCTCCTGGGCGAGACCTACCGCGAGCTCCTCGGCCGCACCGGTATCCCCGCCGACTGCGTCGAGCAGATCGTCGGCGGTACGGTCACCCACGCCGGCGAGCAGTCCATGAACCCCGCGCGCACGGCCTGGCTGACCATGGGGCTCCCCTACGAGACGGCCGCGACGACCGTCGACGCACAGTGCGGGTCCTCCCAGCAGGCCTCGCACATGGTGGCCAACATGATCGCGGGGGGCGTGATCGACGTCGGCGTCTCCTGCGGGGTGGAGTCGATGTCCCGGGTGCCGCTGGGGTCGGGCTCGAAGCACGGGCCGGGCAAGCCGTTCCCCGACGAGTGGAACGTGGACCTGCCCAACCAGTTCGAGTCGGCCGAGCGCATCGCCCGCCACCGGGGACTGACCCGCGAGGACGTCGACGCCCTGGGCCTCGCCTCCCAGGAACGGGCCGCCCACGCATGGGCGGAGGAGCGCTTCAAACGAGAGACGTTCGCGGTCCAGGTCCCCACGACCGAGGAGGAGCAGCATGCCGGGCAGGGCATGTGGCGCCTGGTCGACAAGGACGAGGGCCTGCGCGACACGACGGCGGAGGCCCTGGCCTCCCTGAAACCGATCATGCCGACAGCGGTGCACACGGCCGGCAACTCGTCGCAGATCTCCGACGGGGCGTCGGCGATCCTGTGGGCGTCGAAGCGGATGACCCGCGCCCTGAAGCTGAGGCCCCGGGCCCGGATCGTGGCCCAGGCGCTGGTGGGGTCCGACCCTCACTTCCACCTCGACGGCCCGATCGACGCGACCAGGGCGGTGCTGGGGAAGGCCGGGATGTCCCTCAGGGACATCGACGTGGTGGAGATCAACGAGGCGTTCGCGTCCGTGGTGCTGAGCTGGGCGCGGGTCTTCGACCAGGACCTGTCGAAGGTGAACGTCAACGGCGGCGCCATCGCACTCGGGCACCCGGTGGGAGCCACCGGGGCCCGGCTCATCACGACGGCACTTCATGAACTGGAGCGCACGGGCAGGGAGTTCGCGCTGATCACCATGTGCGCGGGAGGCGGTTTGGCCACCGGCACGATCATTCAGCGGTTGTAG
- a CDS encoding helix-turn-helix domain-containing protein, protein MGTEEAARTSTGSGALDSGCAGPMVPRLALGARLRELREERGIGRADAGHVIRASSSKISRMEAGRHGFKLRDVADLLTLYGVTDEAERATLLALAEQANTPAWWRYYSDVVPAYRQTYLGAEQAASLIRCFRVQRVPGLLQSADYARADLRLAHPDAGAAEIDRRVALRMTRQRILRRQPATRLWAVIDEAALRRPVGGVGVMRDQLRHLIEICRLPHVTVQILPFLTGAHAAEGGPVTILRLPGGQLPDVVYLEQLTTALYPDRPADIECYWDAMNRLVVEAESPDETPTILHRILQET, encoded by the coding sequence ATGGGCACCGAAGAGGCCGCACGCACATCGACCGGCAGCGGGGCCCTGGACAGCGGGTGCGCCGGGCCCATGGTGCCGCGGCTGGCCCTCGGGGCCCGGCTGCGCGAGCTGCGGGAGGAGCGGGGCATCGGCCGGGCGGACGCGGGGCACGTCATCCGCGCCTCCTCCTCCAAGATCAGCCGGATGGAGGCGGGCCGCCACGGCTTCAAACTGCGGGACGTCGCCGATCTGCTCACCCTCTACGGCGTCACCGACGAGGCCGAGCGCGCCACCCTGCTGGCGCTGGCCGAGCAGGCCAACACCCCCGCCTGGTGGAGGTACTACAGCGATGTCGTGCCCGCCTACAGGCAGACCTATCTCGGGGCCGAGCAGGCGGCCAGTCTCATCCGCTGCTTCCGGGTCCAGCGCGTCCCCGGCCTGCTGCAGAGCGCCGACTACGCCCGGGCCGACCTCCGGCTCGCCCACCCGGACGCCGGTGCGGCGGAGATCGACCGCCGGGTCGCGCTACGGATGACCCGCCAGCGGATCCTGCGCCGACAGCCGGCGACCCGGCTGTGGGCCGTGATCGACGAGGCGGCGCTGCGCCGCCCGGTCGGCGGTGTCGGTGTGATGCGGGACCAGCTCAGGCATCTCATCGAGATCTGCCGGCTCCCGCACGTCACGGTGCAGATCCTGCCGTTCCTCACCGGCGCCCACGCCGCGGAGGGCGGTCCGGTCACCATTCTGCGGCTGCCCGGCGGGCAGTTGCCCGACGTGGTCTACCTGGAGCAGCTCACCACCGCCCTCTACCCCGACCGGCCGGCCGACATCGAGTGCTACTGGGATGCCATGAACCGGCTGGTGGTCGAAGCCGAGTCGCCGGACGAGACTCCGACCATCCTGCACCGCATCCTCCAGGAGACCTGA
- a CDS encoding prenyltransferase/squalene oxidase repeat-containing protein — MNVRRSAAVLAAVAVIGAATPAAADPSPSPSQAFPSALYGDTDPKFDGVWRQSLALLAQDTVGVKPAAKSVRWLVRQQCPDGGFASYRPDPAAACDAKTMLDTNATSAAVQALTALGGHDDTTGKAVDWLKSVQNKDGGWGYSPGGASDTNSTSIVVGALAAAGEKPDGVDKDGKSPYDALLKLALPCDGDGDGAFAFQPDKKGDLAANADATAAGVLGALGKGMVVKPGEKSDAACAKAATPQQAAANGASYLTSALAEDDHHLMSALAGAEPQPDFGNTADAVVALAARGDTAQAEKSVRWLEKNSASWAAQSGPAAYAQLIFAAHATGTNPRDFGGADLVKQLNATGPAPQTAEKTKASDEKEDSGDFFGVWWYVGVCLVAGIGIGFLFTGRKKQRQL, encoded by the coding sequence ATGAACGTCCGCCGCAGCGCCGCGGTCCTTGCCGCCGTCGCCGTGATCGGCGCCGCCACCCCGGCCGCCGCCGACCCGTCCCCGTCGCCCTCCCAGGCGTTCCCCTCCGCCCTGTACGGCGACACGGACCCCAAGTTCGACGGCGTCTGGCGCCAGTCGCTCGCGCTGCTCGCGCAGGACACGGTGGGTGTGAAGCCGGCGGCGAAGTCCGTGCGGTGGCTGGTGCGCCAGCAGTGCCCGGACGGCGGCTTCGCCTCCTACCGCCCCGACCCCGCCGCCGCGTGCGACGCCAAGACGATGCTGGACACCAACGCCACGTCCGCCGCCGTGCAGGCCCTCACCGCGCTCGGCGGGCACGACGACACCACCGGCAAGGCCGTCGACTGGCTGAAGTCCGTACAGAACAAGGACGGCGGCTGGGGCTACTCGCCCGGCGGGGCCAGCGACACCAACTCGACGTCGATCGTCGTCGGCGCGCTCGCCGCCGCGGGCGAGAAGCCGGACGGGGTCGACAAGGACGGCAAGTCGCCCTACGACGCGCTGCTGAAGCTCGCCCTGCCCTGCGACGGGGACGGCGACGGCGCCTTCGCGTTCCAGCCGGACAAGAAGGGCGACCTCGCCGCCAACGCGGACGCCACGGCGGCCGGTGTGCTCGGCGCGCTGGGCAAGGGCATGGTCGTCAAGCCCGGCGAGAAGTCCGACGCGGCCTGCGCGAAGGCCGCAACGCCACAGCAGGCGGCGGCGAACGGCGCGAGCTACCTCACCTCAGCCCTCGCCGAGGACGACCACCACCTCATGTCCGCCCTGGCCGGTGCCGAGCCGCAGCCCGACTTCGGCAACACCGCCGACGCGGTCGTCGCGCTCGCCGCGCGGGGGGACACCGCGCAGGCGGAGAAGTCCGTGCGGTGGCTGGAGAAGAACTCCGCGTCCTGGGCCGCGCAGAGCGGTCCGGCCGCCTACGCCCAGCTGATCTTCGCCGCCCACGCGACGGGCACGAACCCGCGCGACTTCGGCGGCGCGGACCTCGTCAAGCAGCTCAACGCGACGGGCCCGGCCCCGCAGACGGCCGAGAAGACCAAGGCCTCGGACGAGAAGGAGGACTCCGGCGACTTCTTCGGGGTCTGGTGGTACGTCGGCGTCTGTCTCGTCGCCGGAATCGGCATCGGGTTCCTGTTCACCGGCCGCAAGAAGCAGCGGCAGCTGTGA
- a CDS encoding ABC transporter ATP-binding protein, with protein sequence MIRFEDVSVTYDGAVEPTVRGIDFEVPEGELVLLAGPSGVGKSTVLGAVGGLVPHFTGGTLRGRVMVAGRDTRTHKPRELADVVGTVGQDPLSHFVTDTVEDELAYGMESLGIAPDVMRRRVEETLDLLGLAGLRDRPIATLSGGQQQRVAIGSVLTPHPSVLVLDEPTSALDPAAAEEVLAVLQRLVHDLGTTVLMAEHRLERVIQYADQVVLLPGPGAAPVLGPPAEVMAVSPVYPPVVALGRLAGWSPLPLTVRDARRRAGDLKRRLGPVPKGRGELRDQPQTPRALRHSAPATPIGAVRALSVLRGRVQALSHIDLTVTPGETIALMGRNGAGKSTLLNALVGLVKPSSGTVRLGEATPHRTAPKDLVRKVGLVPQEPRDLLYADTVAAECAAADQDAGAPPGTCRALVTELLPGVTDDTHPRDLSEGQRLALALAVVLTARPPLLLLDEPTRGLDYAAKARLVAVLRALAAEGHAIVLATHDVELAAELAHRVVLLADGEVIADGPTADIVVSSPSFAPQVTKILAPQHWLTVTQVRAALQETGR encoded by the coding sequence GTGATCCGTTTCGAGGATGTCTCCGTGACCTACGACGGTGCCGTCGAACCCACCGTCCGGGGCATCGACTTCGAGGTCCCGGAAGGTGAACTCGTGCTGCTGGCGGGCCCGTCCGGCGTCGGCAAGTCCACCGTCCTGGGCGCGGTCGGCGGACTCGTCCCGCACTTCACCGGGGGCACCCTGCGCGGCCGGGTCATGGTCGCCGGACGCGACACCCGCACCCACAAGCCGCGCGAACTGGCCGACGTCGTGGGCACGGTCGGCCAGGACCCGCTCTCCCACTTCGTCACCGACACCGTCGAGGACGAACTCGCCTACGGCATGGAGTCGCTGGGCATCGCCCCGGACGTGATGCGGCGCCGCGTGGAGGAGACACTCGACCTGCTGGGCCTCGCCGGCCTGCGCGACCGGCCGATCGCCACGCTCTCCGGCGGCCAGCAGCAGCGCGTCGCGATCGGCTCGGTCCTCACCCCGCACCCGAGCGTCCTCGTCCTGGACGAGCCGACCTCCGCGCTAGACCCGGCGGCCGCCGAGGAGGTGCTGGCCGTCCTCCAGCGGCTCGTGCACGACCTCGGCACGACGGTCCTCATGGCCGAACACCGCCTGGAACGCGTCATCCAGTACGCCGACCAGGTCGTCCTCCTGCCCGGCCCGGGCGCGGCCCCGGTCCTGGGCCCCCCGGCCGAGGTGATGGCCGTGTCCCCGGTGTACCCACCGGTGGTGGCCCTGGGCCGCCTGGCGGGCTGGTCCCCCTTGCCCCTGACCGTCCGCGACGCCCGTCGCAGGGCAGGAGATCTGAAGCGACGGCTGGGACCCGTCCCCAAGGGGCGCGGGGAACTGCGCGATCAGCCACAGACGCCCCGCGCCCTGCGGCACTCCGCACCCGCCACGCCCATAGGCGCGGTACGAGCCCTCTCAGTACTCCGCGGCCGCGTCCAAGCCCTGAGCCACATCGACCTCACCGTCACCCCCGGCGAGACGATCGCCCTCATGGGCCGCAACGGCGCCGGAAAATCCACTCTGCTCAACGCCCTGGTCGGCCTCGTCAAGCCCAGCTCCGGAACCGTCCGTCTCGGCGAAGCCACACCCCACCGCACCGCGCCGAAGGACCTCGTCCGCAAGGTCGGCCTGGTCCCCCAGGAGCCGCGCGACCTGCTCTACGCCGACACCGTCGCCGCCGAGTGCGCGGCGGCCGACCAGGACGCCGGCGCGCCCCCCGGCACCTGCCGGGCCCTGGTCACCGAGCTGCTGCCCGGCGTCACCGACGACACCCACCCCCGCGACCTCTCCGAAGGGCAGCGGCTCGCGCTCGCCCTGGCCGTCGTGCTGACCGCCCGGCCCCCGCTGCTCCTGCTGGACGAGCCGACCCGGGGCCTGGACTACGCGGCGAAGGCCCGGCTGGTCGCGGTGCTGCGCGCGCTGGCCGCCGAGGGGCACGCCATCGTCCTGGCCACGCACGACGTGGAACTCGCGGCCGAGCTCGCCCACCGGGTGGTGCTGCTGGCCGACGGAGAGGTGATCGCGGACGGGCCGACGGCCGACATCGTCGTCTCCTCGCCGTCCTTCGCCCCGCAGGTCACCAAGATCCTGGCGCCCCAGCACTGGCTCACGGTCACCCAGGTCCGCGCGGCCCTCCAGGAGACCGGCCGATGA
- a CDS encoding phosphotransferase, which translates to MPTTPPPGKLLGSGRRADVYVIDEAWVLRRERGGGGDAAAEGAVMAHVRAHGYPAPRVRPTGSRTDLVMERLSGPTMLQACLAGSLDVAEAGSILARLLRDLHAVPALRSTDPSVRILHLDLHPENVILTPGGPRVIDWSDAVEGDPGLDWAATAVILAQAAVAGDSLSAPAGAMLTALLAGPSPLTRPALAEALRRRGASPTMSQVEVELLGRAEELILSRAWSG; encoded by the coding sequence ATGCCGACCACACCACCACCGGGAAAGCTGCTCGGCTCCGGGCGACGGGCCGATGTGTATGTGATCGACGAGGCGTGGGTGCTGCGCCGGGAGCGCGGCGGCGGGGGTGACGCTGCGGCCGAGGGGGCGGTGATGGCACATGTGCGTGCCCACGGCTATCCGGCGCCCCGGGTCCGCCCGACCGGTTCGCGCACCGACCTGGTGATGGAGCGGCTCTCCGGCCCGACCATGCTCCAGGCCTGCCTGGCGGGCAGCTTGGACGTGGCGGAGGCGGGCTCAATCCTCGCCCGGCTGCTGCGCGACCTCCACGCCGTCCCCGCCCTGCGCTCCACCGACCCCTCCGTCCGCATCCTCCACCTGGACCTGCACCCGGAGAACGTGATCCTCACCCCCGGCGGCCCCCGTGTCATCGACTGGTCCGACGCGGTGGAGGGCGACCCGGGCCTGGACTGGGCGGCGACCGCGGTGATCCTCGCGCAGGCCGCTGTCGCCGGCGACAGCCTCTCCGCGCCTGCCGGCGCCATGCTGACCGCCCTCCTGGCCGGTCCGTCCCCTCTCACGCGCCCGGCCCTGGCCGAGGCCCTGCGCCGCCGGGGCGCCAGTCCGACGATGAGCCAGGTGGAGGTCGAACTCCTGGGCCGCGCAGAGGAGTTGATCCTCTCCAGGGCGTGGAGCGGCTAA
- a CDS encoding DUF397 domain-containing protein, protein MSPDSTVTVRTPRTAINHGDISKNPAGPILTLDPATFTTFVDWTSTTAE, encoded by the coding sequence GTGAGCCCGGACAGCACGGTGACCGTGCGGACGCCCAGGACGGCCATCAATCACGGCGATATCAGCAAGAACCCGGCGGGACCGATCCTCACGCTCGACCCCGCCACGTTCACCACCTTCGTCGACTGGACGTCTACAACCGCTGAATGA
- a CDS encoding SCO2322 family protein, with product MIRRAVLLLLASLLLCAGAGQAQAAGYRYWSFWERDGGHWVYATQGPSLARPSDGDVQGFRFAVSEDSADATRPRGEADFATICAKTPAQDGRKRVALVIDFGTPSDGPEGETPPAARTACARVSPDATTAEALAAVAKPLRYDTNALLCAISGYPEKGCGEQVSPKETQQQKPAAEKKTPSDDGPSLGLLAGVAVVVVLGGAAVWQVRRRG from the coding sequence GTGATCCGCCGGGCCGTTCTCCTCCTCCTGGCCTCGCTCCTGCTGTGCGCGGGCGCGGGCCAGGCCCAGGCCGCCGGTTACCGGTACTGGTCGTTCTGGGAGCGCGACGGCGGCCACTGGGTCTACGCCACCCAGGGCCCGTCCCTGGCCCGCCCCTCGGACGGCGACGTCCAGGGCTTCCGCTTCGCGGTGAGCGAGGACTCGGCGGACGCGACCCGGCCACGCGGCGAGGCCGACTTCGCGACGATCTGTGCGAAGACGCCCGCGCAGGACGGCAGGAAACGAGTGGCCCTGGTCATCGACTTCGGCACACCGTCGGACGGCCCCGAGGGCGAAACCCCTCCCGCCGCCCGCACGGCCTGCGCCCGGGTCTCCCCCGACGCGACGACGGCCGAGGCCCTGGCGGCGGTGGCCAAGCCGCTGCGCTACGACACCAACGCCCTGCTGTGCGCGATCTCGGGCTACCCGGAGAAGGGCTGCGGCGAACAGGTCTCACCGAAGGAGACGCAGCAGCAGAAGCCGGCAGCGGAGAAGAAGACCCCCTCGGACGACGGCCCGTCCCTGGGCCTGCTGGCGGGTGTCGCCGTGGTGGTGGTCCTGGGCGGGGCGGCCGTCTGGCAGGTACGACGGCGTGGGTAG